The genomic segment CCGTCGGGCAGTCCCGCGTCCGCCAGGATCTGCGCGAGCGCCAGCATCGACAACGGCGTCTGCTCGGCGGGCTTGACCACCATCGTGCAACCCGCCGCGACGGCCGGACCGATCTTGCGGGTGCCCATCGCCATCGGGAAGTTCCAGGGCGTGATGAGCAGCGACGGGCCGACGGGCTGCTTGGTCACGAGGAACCGCCCGGTGCCGTTCGGTGCCACGGCGTACCCGCCGTCGATCCGCACGGCCTCCTCGGCGAACCAGCGGAAGAACTCGGCCGCGTACGCGACCTCGCCCCGCGACTCCGCGAGCGGCTTGCCCATCTCCAGCGTCATCAGCAGGGCCAGTTCCTCCTGCCGCGCGAGCAGCGCGTCGTAGGCCCGGCGCAGGATCTCCCCGCGCTCCCGGGGCGAGTGGGCCGCCCAGTCCGCCTGCGCGGAGACGGCGGCGTCGAGCGCCGCCAGGCCGTCCGCGGCGGAAGCGTCGGCCACCTCGCAGAGCACCGCCCCGGTCGCCGGGTCGGACACGGGGAACGTCGCGCCGCTGCCGGCGGGCGTCCACTTGCCGCCGATGAACAACTCCTTGGTGACGGCTTCCACCACGCTCGACTCGGTGACCGCGCTCATGAAGACTCCTCGCTGTCGCTGATTGCGCCACTGCGAGTGCCATGCTACGAATATTGTCGACAATCTACAACCCTGGAGGACACTCTCCCCGACCTCGGGGGACGCGACCATCGCGCCACATGCGACGAGCGTCCCTCGCCCAGCTCGCCACACCGATCCGCCACGCGAACGACGTCCACCGACGTCACCCAGCCGTTGCAAAGGAGCACGCTGACATGGCCCGGCTTTCCCCGATCCTCAAGCAGGCCACTCCGGTCGTCGTCGACCACGGAGAGGGCACCTACCTCTACGACACCAGCGGACGCCGCCACCTCGACTTCACCGCGGGCATCGGGGTGACGAGCACCGGACACTGCCACCCGCGCGTGGTGGCCGCCGCTCAGGAGCAGATCGGCAAGCTGATCCACGGGCAGTACACCACCGTGATGCACAAGCCCCTGCTCGACCTGACCGAGCGGCTCAGCGAGGTGCTGCCGCAGGGGCTCGACTCCCTGTTCTTCGCCAACTCCGGCAGCGAGGCCGTCGAAGCGGCGTTGCGCCTCACCCGGCAGGCGACGGGACGGCCGAACGTCGTCGTGTTCCAGGGCGGCTTCCACGGCCGCACGGTGGCCGCGGCGTCGATGACCACGTCCGGCACGCGGTTCAGCGCGGGCTTCTCGCCGTTGATGAGCGGCGTGCACGTCGCGCCGTTCCCGTACGCCTACCACTACGGGTGGGACGAGAAGACCACCACGGAGTTCGCCCTGCGCGAGCTGGACTACCTGTTCGCCACGCAGACCTCCCCGCAGGAGACGGCGGCGTTCTTCGTGGAACCGATGCTGGGCGAGGGCGGCTACGTGCCCGCGAACAGCGAGTTCCTGGCGGGCTTGCGCCGCCGCGCCGACGAACACGGCATCCTGCTGGTCGTCGACGAGATCCAGACCGGGTTCGGGCGCACGGGCAGGTTCTGGGGCCACGACCACTTCGACGTCCGCCCCGATGTCGTACTCATCGCGAAGGGACTCGCGAGCGGTTTCCCGCTCTCGGGCATCGCGGCGTCGCAGGAACTCATGAGCAAGGCCTGGCCGGGCTCGCAGGGCGGCACGTACGGCGGCAACGCGGTGTCGTGCGCGGCGGCGCTGGCCACCCTGGACGTCATCCAGGAGGAGAACCTCGTGGAGAACGCCGCAGCGCGGGGCCGGCAACTGCTGGAGGGCGCGAAGGCGGTCGGCGAGAAGACGCCGGGGATCGGCGACGTGCGCGGCCTCGGCCTGCTCGTCGGGTCGGAGTTCGTCACGGCCGACGGCAAGCCCGACGGCGCGACGGCGCAGGCGGTGCAGAAGGCCGCCGCCGAGAAGGGGCTGCTGCTGCTCACCTGCGGGGCGTTCATGAACGTCGTGCGCATGATTCCGCCCCTGGTGGTGACCAGCGAGCAGATCGACGAGGCGTTGGAGATCTGGACCGACGTCGTCGCCTCGGTCACCGGTTCCTGATCCGCGCCTCCACCGACCTGCCGAGGAGTTTTCGTTGGCTCGCTACATCACCATCACGCTCGACAAGCGCGGCGTGTCGTGCCGCGCCCGGCTGCTCGACGACGAGGCGCCGAGGACCTGCCAGGCGGTGTGGGACGCCCTGCCGCAGAGCGGCTCGGCCTACCACGCGAAATACGCCCGCAACGAGGTCTACACCCTCGTTCCCCCATTCGCCGACCCGAAGCCGGGCCGCGAGAATCCCACGGTGACGCCCATTCCCGGCGACGTCGTGTACTTCGGATTCGAGCCGTGGGAGATCGGCAACCCGGCGTACGGGTACGACGAGGACAGTGAGGCGCACAGCGCGAAAGGCGCGACCGATCTCGCCATTTTCTACGGCCGCAACAATCTCCTGATCAACGGCGACGCCGGATGGGTTCCCGGCAACGTCTTCGCGACGATCACGGAGGGGCTGGAGGACATGGCAGCGGCCGCGCAGGACCTGTGGTTGCGTGGCGTCGAGGGCGAGACGCTGACGTTCGCGCGCGCCTGAACAGCAGAAGTGTTCACCCGACCGGGTGGCATTGCGATCTTCACTCTGCGTGTACAGTCGATCACTCGGCGGAGTGGCACGGCTACAACCTCCGTCCCACGGCGCCGACTCGCAGCAGATCGACCCGGTCGGGCGAACACGATTGGTCACGATAGTCGACACAATCCGGCCCCTGTGCAAAACCCGAAAGGGGTACGTGTTTAGACTGAGAGGATTTCACCAACGGCTCCGCTCGCACTTCTCGATCTTTGACAGCGAGATGCATTCGATGGAAATCTTGATCTCGCTTTCGAAAGCAGTGTGCGCACCAATTCGCTGGATCCCCAACGGAAACCTTTGGTAGAAGGAGCCCCTCATGGAGTTCATGGTCATGCACGCCCACTACGCCGGTGACATCCTCACGGGCGTGCTGGCGCACCTCGCCCACCTGCTCGGCTGGTTGGTCTGAGCCACGGCGCCACAGGCATGACGACGCGGGGCCGGCACAGGCGCGAAGCCGGCCCCGCTCCCTCCCCGCCCCACCGCCATTCCCCCGTTTTCCCCACCCCGCCCGAAACCCTTCCCCAAACGCGAGAATGATTCATAGCCGAGTGGTGCTCGACCGTACTAGGCTGCTCGGCCATGGGCGACGTAGCGCAGCGGCTGGCCGACATCGTCGGTGCCGACAATGTTGTGAGCGGCGACGCCGTCGGTGACGACTACACCGGCGACGAAGCCCTCGTCGGAGAGCAGACCCGGCCCGCTCACGTGGTGAAACCCGCGTCCGCCGACCAGGTCGCCGCCATTCTTCGACTGGCCACCGAGGAAGTCCTTCCCGTGACGGCCCGCGGATCCGGAACAGGACTGTCCGGCGCGGCCCGGCCACGAGCAGGTGGTCTGGTCGTCTCCTTCGAGCGGATGAACGCGATCCTCGACATCGACACCGTCAACCACGTCGCCGTCGTCCAGCCCGGAGTCACCCTGTCCGAACTGGACGCCCGCACCGCGGAGGTCGGGCTCGGCTACACCGTCTATCCCGGCGAGCTGAGCGCGAGCGTCGGCGGCAATGTCGGCACCAACGCGGGCGGCATGCGGGCCGTGAAGTACGGCGTCACCCGCAACAACGTCCTCGGGCTGGAGGCCGCGTTGCCGACGGGTGAGCTCATCCGCACGGGAGGACGGTCGGTCAAGACGTCCACCGGCTACGACCTGACCCAGCTCATCATCGGCTCGGAAGGCACGCTCGCGCTCGCCACCGAGGTGATCGTCAAACTCCACCCGCGCCTCGCCCACAGTGCGACGGTGCTCGCCCCCTTCCCCACGCTCGAAACCGTGATGAAGGCCGTCCCGCAGGTCGTCTCCAGCGGGCTGGCACCCCACATCCTCGAATACATCGACGCGCTGACGATGGCCGCCATCACCCACACCGCGGAGCTGTCGCTCGGCATCCCCGACAGCGTGCGCGACGCGTCGCAGGCCTACCTCGTCGTCGGGCTGGAGAACCGCGACGCCGGCCGGCTCGACGCCGACGTCGAGGTGCTCGGCACGGTGCTCGCCGAACTCGGCGCCGCCGACGCCTACGTTCTGGAGGGGCCGTCCGCGCGCAAGCTCATCGAGGCCCGCGAGAAGGCGTTCTGGACCGCCAAGGCCGCCGGCGCCGACGAGGTGCTCGACGTCGTGGTGCCGCGGTCGTCCCTTCCGGACTTCCTCGACGCCGCGCAGGCAGCCGCCGCGCGCACCGGGTCCGGCGTCGTCGGCTGCGGCCACGCGGGCGACGGCAACGTGCACCTCGCCGTGTTCCAGAAGGACCCCGACACCCGTGCTGCGCTCCTGCACGACATCTTCGCGGCGGGCATGGCGCTCGGTGGCGCCATCTCCGGCGAGCACGGCATCGGACGTGCGAAGAAGGACCACTTCCTCCAGCTGGAGGACCCAGTCAAGATCGAACTGATGAGCCGAGTGAAGCGGGCGTTCGACCCGGCCGGGATTCTCAACCCCGGTGTGCTCTTCGGCCGGGAGGACTAGACATGACCATGAACGGTGCCCAGTCGTTGGTACGCACTCTCGTCGACGCCGACGTCGACGTGTGCTTCACGAACCCAGGGACCTCGGAGATGCACTTCGTCGCCGCACTCGACGACGTGCCGCAGATCCGTGGCGTGCTCGGGTTGTCGGAAGGAGTGGTCACCGGAGCCGCGGACGGCTACGCCCGTGTGGCGGACAAGCCCGCCGCCACGCTCCTGCATCTCGGCCCCGGCCTCGCCAACGGGCTCGCCAACCTGCACAACGCCCGCCGAGGCCACACGCCGGTCGTCAACATCATCGGCGACCACGCCACCTACCACAAGGAACTCGACGCACCGCTCGAATCCGACATCGAGGCCCTGGCCGGGTCGTTGAACGGCTGGGTGCGGCGGTCGTCGAGCACGGCGGAGGTCGGTGCCGACACCGCGGCGGCGGTGGCCGCGGCCCAGGACGCTCCCGGCCAGGTGGCGACGCTGATCCTGCCCGCCGACGTGTCGTGGGGTGAGGGCGGGACACCCGTCGCGCCGAAGGCGTCGCGCTCTCCGAGGCAGGTGGACTCGGACACGGTGAAGGGGATCGCCGAGGTGCTGCGGGGCGGCGAGCCCGTGGCCCTGCTGGTGGGCGGTGCGGCGTGCCGGGAAGCCGGGCTGCGCGCGCTGAGCCGCATCGCCAAGGCCACCGGCGCCAAGCCGTTCGCCGAGACGTTCCCCTCCCGCATCGAACGCGGAGCGGGCCTGCCCAACATCGAACGGCTCGGCTACCTGGCCGAGCAGGTGGCCTACCAGCTCGACGGCGTGCGACACCTCGTCGTGGTGGGAACCCGCGCGCCCGTGTCGTTCTTCGCCTACCCGGGCAAGGCCGGCGATCTGGTGCCCGAGGGCGCGCACGTCCACACCCTGGCCGAGCTGGGCGACGACGTCGTCGCCGCGTTGGAGGAGCTCGCCGACGAGGTGGCGGCCGACGTCGAGCCCGACCTCGCGCCGGCGCAGCGGCCCGAGCTGCCGAGCGGCGACCTCACGCCGCAGAACTGGGCGCAGGTGATCGGCGCGCTGCTGCCGGAGAACGCGATCATCTCGGACGAGGCGAACACCTCCGGTCTGCTGGTGCCGATGACCACCGCGGGAGCGCCCCGGCACGATGTGCTGACGTTGACGGGTGGCGCGATCGGGCAGGGGATGCCGGTGGCCACGGGCGCGGCCATCGCGGCCGAGGACCGGCCGGTGATCAACCTCGAATCCGACGGCAGCGCCCTGTACACCATCCAGTCACTGTGGACGCAGGCGCGCGAGAACCTCAACGTCACGACCGTGGTGCTGAACAACCGCGCCTACGCCATCCTCCGCATGGAGCTGCAGCGCGTGGGTGCGGAATCGTCCGGTCCGAAGGCCAACGGCCTGCTCGACCTGTCCACACCGGACCTCGACTTCGTGCGGATGTCCGAGGGCTTCGGTGTGCCGGCGACCCGGGCGAGGACGGCGGAGGAGCTCGCCGAACAGTTCCGCCGCGCGGTGTCCGAACCGGGCCCCCACCTCATCGAGGCCATGGTGCCGCCCCTGCTCTGATCCCCTGACGCCGTGTCCGCGGCCTGCGCACGCGTGTCCGCACTCCCGGTACCGCCCCGTACCGGGAAGGCGACCTCATGATCGACATACTGTGGCCATGCCGATTGCGAAGTGGGCCACAAGGAAGGTTCGTGGGACGGCGGTCGTACTCGGACTGTGCACCGCCGTCACCACCGGACTCACCCCACCGCTGCACGCGGAACCGCACTCACCGCTCGACATCGCGGTGGAAGCGGTCGTCACCGCGGGCGCGCCGGGAGTCTACGCGGTGGCGGAGTCCGGAGGGGACAGTGAACACGCTGCCGCCGGAGTCGCCAGGCTGGGTTCCGGCCGCTCGCCGGACACCGAGGGGCGGTTCCGTGCCGGAAGCGTGACCAAGACGTTCGTCGCCACAGTGGTGCTGCAGCTGGTCGCCGAGGGCAGGATTCGGCTGGACGACCCGGTGAACGACCATCTGCCGGGGCTGCTGCCGTACACCGAGCCGATCACGATTCGCCAGCTCCTGGGTCACACCAGTGGCCTGCCCCGCGACATTCCGCACTGGAACTCGCCGGAGGAGATCGACACGCGGCGCTGGGAGGTGTTCACCCCGGCCCAGCTCGTCCGCGAAGCGACCCAGGGCGTGCCGCTGCTCTTCCCGCCGGACACGTCGTTCAGCTACTCCAACATCGGCTACACCGTGCTCGGCATGCTGGTGGAACGGGTGACGGGCCGGAGCCTGGCCACGGAGGTGACCCGGCGGATCAGCGCACCGCTCGGTCTGCGCGACACCACGCTGCCCACCTACCAACCGTTCCTGCTGCGCCCGGCAGCACGTGGCTACGAGCAGCTGCGCGCGGACGGCGCCCCTACCGACGTCACCACCTACGTCATGTCGCGCGTGTGGGGATCGGGCAACCTGGTCAGCTCGGCGCGCGATCTCAACCGGTTCTTCGACGCGCTGCTCGAAGGCCGACTGCTGCCCGAGGAGCAGCTGACGGAGATGAAGACCGTTCGTCCCGGGGTGCTCGGCGGTATCGACTACGGGCTCGGGATCATGTCGGTGCCCAGCCCGTGCGGTGGCCCCGACTGGTGGGGCCACGGTGGGGACTGGCCGGGATACAACACCTGGAGCCTGCACACCGAAGACACCGAAAGGCAGCTCACCGCGGGGATGAGCATCGACCTCACCGCGCCTGTCGAGGCGCACTCGGCGATGCTGAACGCCGTGGCGGTGACCGCACTCTGCGACAGCTCGGCGCCCCACGCCACGACGGTGCTCGAGAAACCGGACCTGCGCTAGCGGAACGAGAGCGACCCACGTGGTCCGACGGCACAGGGCCGCTGCCCCGATCCGGGACAGCGGCCCTGTGTGTCTCGATCGAGAGGGACCTACTCGAAGATCTCGCCCTTCTCAGCCTTCTCCACCAGCGACGCCGGCGGCTCGAAGTGGCTGCCGTAACGCTGCGCGAGTTCCCGCGCCCGCGCGACGAAGCCCTTCAGCCCGCCCTCGTACTGGTTGATGTACTGGATGACACCACCGGTCCAGGCCGGGAAGCCGATGCCGAAGATCGACCCGATGTTGGCGTCCTGCACCGAGTTGAGCACGCCCTCGTCGAAGCACTTGACGGTCTCCAGCGCCTCGGCGAAGAGCATCCGCTCCTGGAGGTCGGTGAACGGCACGTCACCGCTGCCGCTGTCGAACGCCTCCCGCAGCCCCGGCCACAGCCCGGCCCGCTTGCCGCTGGAGTCGTACTCGTAGAACCCGGCCCCGGCGGAGCGGCCCTTGCGGTCGAACTCGTCGAGCATCCGGTCGATGACGGCCTCGGACGGGTGCGGCGTCCACGTGCCGCCCGCCGCCTCCACGGCCGCCTTCGTCTCGGCGCGGATCTTGCGCGGCAAGGTCAGCGTCAGCTCGTCCATCAGCTGCAGCGGCGGCGCCGGGTACCCGGCCTGCGCACCGGCCTGCTCGATGGTGGCGGGCTCCACGCCCTCGCCCACCGCGGCGACGGCCTCGTTGAGGAACGTGCCGATGACGCGGCTGGTGAAGAAGCCCCGGCTGTCGTTGACGACGATCGGGGTCTTCTTGATCTGCAGCGTGTAGTCGAAGACCTTGGCGAGCGTGGCGTCGGAGGTCTTCTCCCCGCGGATGATCTCCACGAGCGGCATCTTGTCCACCGGCGAGAAGAAGTGGATGCCGATGAAGTCCTCCTGCCGCTTGACGCCCTCGGCCAGGCCGGTGATGGGCAGCGTGGAGGTGTTGGAGCCGAGGACGGCCTCCGGCTCGACGATGTTCTCGATCTCCTGGAACACCTTGTGCTTGAGCTCGGTGCTCTCGAAGACCGCCTCGATGACGAAGTCGACGCCTTCGAGGTCGGCCGCGTCACCGGTGGTGGTGATGCGGTCGAGCAGTGCCTTCGACTTCTCCTCGGTGGTCTTGCCGCGCTTGAGGGCCTTCTCCTCCAGCTTGCGGGCGTAGTCCTTGCCCTTCTCGGCGTTCTCCTTGGAGACGTCCTTGAGGACGACGTCGATACCCGCCTTCGCCGACACGTACGCGATGCCGGCGCCCATCATGCCCGCACCGAGCACACCGACCTTGCGGGCGGTGTACTTCTCGAACCCGTCGGGGCGCGAGCCGCCGGAGTTGATGTGCTGCAGGTCGAAGAAGAACGCCTGCGTCATGTTCTTCGCGACCTGGCCGGTCACCAGGCTGACGAAGTACCGCGTCTCGATCAGAGATGCGGTGTCGACGTCCACCTGGGCGCCCTCGACCGCCGCGGCCAGGATGGCGCGCGGGGCGGGCATGGGCGCGCCCTTGAGCTGCTTGCGCAGCGTCGCGGGGAACGCGGGCAGATTCGCGGCGAACTTCGGGTTCGACGGCGAACCGCCGGGGATCTTGTAGCCCTTGACGTCCCACGGCTGCTGGGCCTCGGGGTTGGCCTTGATCCATTCCTTGGCCTTGGGCAGCAGCTCGTCGACCGAGCCCACGAGCTCGTGCACGAGGCCGAGCTCCAGCGCCTTGGCGGGCCGGTGCCGCTGGCCCTGCACCAGTACGTTGAGCACGGCGTTCTGGATGCCGAGCAGGCGCACGGTGCGCACGATGCCGCCGCCGCCGGGCAGCAGGCCGAGGCTCACCTCCGGCAGGCCGATCTGCACGCCGCGGACGTCGGCGACGATGCGGCGGTGGCAAGCCAGCGCGATCTCCAGGCCGCCGCCGAGCGCGGCGCCGTTGATCGCGGCGACCACGGGCTTGCCCAGGGTCTCCAGGCGACGCAGGTCCTGCTTCATCGCGTTGGACATCTCGGTGATGGCCTCGGCGTCGGCCGGGGTGGCCTTGATGAGGTCGTTGAGGTCGCCACCGGCGAAGAACGTCTTCTTCGCCGAGGTCAGCACCACGCCGGTGATGGAGTCCTTCTCGGCCTCCAGGCGGTCGACGGTGGCCCGCAGCGACTCGCGGAAGTCGGCGTTCATCGTGTTGGCCGACTGGTTCGGGTCGTCGAGCGTGAGCACGACGATGCCGTCGGAGTCCTGCTCCCAGCGGATGGTCTTGGATTCAGTCATCGTTTGTTCTCGTTCCTCACACGCGCTCGATGATCGTGGCGAGGCCCATGCCACCGCCGATGCACAGCGTCACGAGCGCGCGCCGGGCCTGGCGGCGCTCCAGTTCGTCCACCATCGTGCCGAGGATCATCGCGCCGGTGGCGCCCAGCGGGTGGCCCATGGCGATGGCGCCGCCGTTGACGTTGACCTTCTCCTCCGGGATGTTCAGGTCCTTCATCCACTTGAGGACGACCGCGGCGAACGCCTCGTTCAGCTCGAACAGGTCGATGTCGTCGACGGTGAGGCCGGCCTTGGCGAGCACCTTCTCGGTGGCGGGCGTCGGGCCGGTCAGCATGATCGTCGGGTCGGAGCCGGTGACCGCGGTGGCGACGATGCGGGCG from the Saccharomonospora azurea NA-128 genome contains:
- a CDS encoding aspartate aminotransferase family protein, with the translated sequence MARLSPILKQATPVVVDHGEGTYLYDTSGRRHLDFTAGIGVTSTGHCHPRVVAAAQEQIGKLIHGQYTTVMHKPLLDLTERLSEVLPQGLDSLFFANSGSEAVEAALRLTRQATGRPNVVVFQGGFHGRTVAAASMTTSGTRFSAGFSPLMSGVHVAPFPYAYHYGWDEKTTTEFALRELDYLFATQTSPQETAAFFVEPMLGEGGYVPANSEFLAGLRRRADEHGILLVVDEIQTGFGRTGRFWGHDHFDVRPDVVLIAKGLASGFPLSGIAASQELMSKAWPGSQGGTYGGNAVSCAAALATLDVIQEENLVENAAARGRQLLEGAKAVGEKTPGIGDVRGLGLLVGSEFVTADGKPDGATAQAVQKAAAEKGLLLLTCGAFMNVVRMIPPLVVTSEQIDEALEIWTDVVASVTGS
- a CDS encoding DUF3830 family protein; protein product: MARYITITLDKRGVSCRARLLDDEAPRTCQAVWDALPQSGSAYHAKYARNEVYTLVPPFADPKPGRENPTVTPIPGDVVYFGFEPWEIGNPAYGYDEDSEAHSAKGATDLAIFYGRNNLLINGDAGWVPGNVFATITEGLEDMAAAAQDLWLRGVEGETLTFARA
- a CDS encoding FAD-binding oxidoreductase — its product is MGDVAQRLADIVGADNVVSGDAVGDDYTGDEALVGEQTRPAHVVKPASADQVAAILRLATEEVLPVTARGSGTGLSGAARPRAGGLVVSFERMNAILDIDTVNHVAVVQPGVTLSELDARTAEVGLGYTVYPGELSASVGGNVGTNAGGMRAVKYGVTRNNVLGLEAALPTGELIRTGGRSVKTSTGYDLTQLIIGSEGTLALATEVIVKLHPRLAHSATVLAPFPTLETVMKAVPQVVSSGLAPHILEYIDALTMAAITHTAELSLGIPDSVRDASQAYLVVGLENRDAGRLDADVEVLGTVLAELGAADAYVLEGPSARKLIEAREKAFWTAKAAGADEVLDVVVPRSSLPDFLDAAQAAAARTGSGVVGCGHAGDGNVHLAVFQKDPDTRAALLHDIFAAGMALGGAISGEHGIGRAKKDHFLQLEDPVKIELMSRVKRAFDPAGILNPGVLFGRED
- a CDS encoding acetolactate synthase large subunit, with the translated sequence MTMNGAQSLVRTLVDADVDVCFTNPGTSEMHFVAALDDVPQIRGVLGLSEGVVTGAADGYARVADKPAATLLHLGPGLANGLANLHNARRGHTPVVNIIGDHATYHKELDAPLESDIEALAGSLNGWVRRSSSTAEVGADTAAAVAAAQDAPGQVATLILPADVSWGEGGTPVAPKASRSPRQVDSDTVKGIAEVLRGGEPVALLVGGAACREAGLRALSRIAKATGAKPFAETFPSRIERGAGLPNIERLGYLAEQVAYQLDGVRHLVVVGTRAPVSFFAYPGKAGDLVPEGAHVHTLAELGDDVVAALEELADEVAADVEPDLAPAQRPELPSGDLTPQNWAQVIGALLPENAIISDEANTSGLLVPMTTAGAPRHDVLTLTGGAIGQGMPVATGAAIAAEDRPVINLESDGSALYTIQSLWTQARENLNVTTVVLNNRAYAILRMELQRVGAESSGPKANGLLDLSTPDLDFVRMSEGFGVPATRARTAEELAEQFRRAVSEPGPHLIEAMVPPLL
- a CDS encoding serine hydrolase domain-containing protein, with the protein product MPIAKWATRKVRGTAVVLGLCTAVTTGLTPPLHAEPHSPLDIAVEAVVTAGAPGVYAVAESGGDSEHAAAGVARLGSGRSPDTEGRFRAGSVTKTFVATVVLQLVAEGRIRLDDPVNDHLPGLLPYTEPITIRQLLGHTSGLPRDIPHWNSPEEIDTRRWEVFTPAQLVREATQGVPLLFPPDTSFSYSNIGYTVLGMLVERVTGRSLATEVTRRISAPLGLRDTTLPTYQPFLLRPAARGYEQLRADGAPTDVTTYVMSRVWGSGNLVSSARDLNRFFDALLEGRLLPEEQLTEMKTVRPGVLGGIDYGLGIMSVPSPCGGPDWWGHGGDWPGYNTWSLHTEDTERQLTAGMSIDLTAPVEAHSAMLNAVAVTALCDSSAPHATTVLEKPDLR
- a CDS encoding 3-hydroxyacyl-CoA dehydrogenase NAD-binding domain-containing protein, with amino-acid sequence MTESKTIRWEQDSDGIVVLTLDDPNQSANTMNADFRESLRATVDRLEAEKDSITGVVLTSAKKTFFAGGDLNDLIKATPADAEAITEMSNAMKQDLRRLETLGKPVVAAINGAALGGGLEIALACHRRIVADVRGVQIGLPEVSLGLLPGGGGIVRTVRLLGIQNAVLNVLVQGQRHRPAKALELGLVHELVGSVDELLPKAKEWIKANPEAQQPWDVKGYKIPGGSPSNPKFAANLPAFPATLRKQLKGAPMPAPRAILAAAVEGAQVDVDTASLIETRYFVSLVTGQVAKNMTQAFFFDLQHINSGGSRPDGFEKYTARKVGVLGAGMMGAGIAYVSAKAGIDVVLKDVSKENAEKGKDYARKLEEKALKRGKTTEEKSKALLDRITTTGDAADLEGVDFVIEAVFESTELKHKVFQEIENIVEPEAVLGSNTSTLPITGLAEGVKRQEDFIGIHFFSPVDKMPLVEIIRGEKTSDATLAKVFDYTLQIKKTPIVVNDSRGFFTSRVIGTFLNEAVAAVGEGVEPATIEQAGAQAGYPAPPLQLMDELTLTLPRKIRAETKAAVEAAGGTWTPHPSEAVIDRMLDEFDRKGRSAGAGFYEYDSSGKRAGLWPGLREAFDSGSGDVPFTDLQERMLFAEALETVKCFDEGVLNSVQDANIGSIFGIGFPAWTGGVIQYINQYEGGLKGFVARARELAQRYGSHFEPPASLVEKAEKGEIFE